A genomic segment from Amygdalobacter nucleatus encodes:
- a CDS encoding sensor histidine kinase: MSSSRLNSDELLKVIRDEEENQTKGHLKIFFGYAAGVGKTYAMLKAAHIAKNQGVDVVAGYIEPHARPETAALLNGLEILPTKEVEYNGITLHEFDIDTALKRKPQLMLVDELAHTNAQGCRHTKRYQDIKELLNAGIDVYTTVNVQHIESLCDVVASITEVFVRERIPDSLFDNADQVELVDIEPQELIDRLNAGNVYKEAQAKQAVENFFTVENLTALREIALRRCADRVNILTEYARLKSHGNYHTDEHILVCLSSSPSNAKIIRTAARMATAFKGAFTALFVETPDFSVMSEENAKRLRSNMRLAEQLGAKIETVYGEDVSFQIAEFARLSGVSKVVIGRSSGVKRHLFSKPTLTEKLIASAPNLDIHIIPDTVSNEAVYQLRKAKKRNHIIFSAADILKCIVILLASSLIGTIFENLGFAEANIITVFVLGVLVTSVITKHQIYSLISSIVSVFVFNFLFTEPKFTLQAYDQGYPITFLIMFLAAFLTGSLAIRLKNQAKQAARAAYRTKVLFDTNQLLQQSKDRNEIVSVISNQLLKLLGKDIVFYVADKEKLEEPHIFSATNESLEMCTSDNEKAVAGWVFKNNKRAGATTETLSSAKCLYFAVRVNSTVYGVVGIVMGEKPLDPFENSILQSILGECALALENEKNAREKEEAAVLAKNEQLRANLLRAISHDLRTPLTSISGNASNLLSNGESFDMDTKKQLYTDIYDDSMWLIGLVENLLAVTRIEEGRLNLNISQNLIDDVITEALHHINRKSVEHHITVENEDELLLAKMDAKLIVQVIINLVDNAIKYTPQNSHIEIRTAKHGDMAVVSVADDGEGIPDEIKPRVFDMFYSGANKIADSRRSLGLGLSLCKSIINAHGGEITVSDNQPHGTVFTFTLPLGEVKVYE; encoded by the coding sequence ATGAGCTCATCCAGACTAAATTCGGATGAGCTGTTAAAGGTAATCCGAGATGAAGAAGAAAATCAAACCAAAGGGCATTTGAAAATCTTTTTTGGATATGCAGCAGGTGTAGGGAAAACCTATGCAATGCTCAAAGCGGCTCATATAGCAAAAAATCAGGGTGTAGATGTGGTGGCTGGTTATATCGAACCGCACGCACGTCCTGAAACGGCAGCCCTTTTGAACGGCTTGGAGATTCTTCCTACTAAAGAAGTAGAATATAACGGAATCACGCTGCACGAATTTGATATTGATACGGCACTGAAAAGAAAACCGCAGCTTATGCTTGTGGACGAGCTTGCTCATACAAATGCACAAGGGTGCCGCCACACAAAGCGCTATCAGGATATAAAGGAACTTTTGAATGCGGGAATAGATGTTTATACAACCGTTAATGTTCAGCATATTGAAAGTCTCTGCGATGTAGTTGCATCCATTACAGAAGTTTTTGTGCGGGAACGCATTCCAGATTCGCTGTTTGACAATGCGGATCAGGTTGAATTGGTGGATATTGAACCGCAGGAACTAATTGACCGACTTAATGCCGGAAATGTCTATAAGGAAGCACAAGCCAAACAAGCCGTAGAGAATTTTTTTACCGTAGAAAACCTGACGGCGCTTCGAGAAATTGCGTTGCGCCGATGTGCAGATCGGGTAAATATCCTGACGGAGTACGCCCGATTGAAAAGTCACGGCAATTATCATACAGACGAGCATATCCTTGTTTGTCTTTCTTCGTCTCCCTCTAATGCGAAAATCATTCGTACTGCCGCAAGAATGGCTACTGCCTTCAAGGGAGCTTTCACAGCGTTGTTTGTGGAAACTCCGGATTTTTCGGTAATGAGTGAGGAAAATGCGAAACGCCTGCGCTCCAATATGCGTCTTGCCGAACAGCTTGGCGCAAAAATTGAGACAGTTTACGGTGAAGATGTTTCTTTTCAGATTGCAGAATTTGCAAGGCTTTCCGGTGTTTCCAAAGTTGTGATTGGGCGAAGCTCCGGGGTAAAACGCCATCTGTTCAGCAAACCGACTTTGACAGAAAAGTTGATTGCGAGCGCTCCTAATTTGGATATACATATTATTCCCGATACTGTTTCCAATGAGGCTGTTTATCAGTTGAGAAAAGCAAAGAAAAGAAATCACATCATTTTTTCTGCTGCGGATATATTAAAGTGCATTGTGATCCTGCTTGCTTCCAGCTTAATCGGAACGATTTTTGAAAATCTTGGATTTGCCGAAGCCAATATTATAACTGTCTTTGTTCTTGGCGTACTGGTAACATCTGTTATAACAAAGCACCAAATATACAGCCTGATTTCTTCTATTGTCAGTGTTTTTGTTTTTAACTTTCTGTTTACCGAGCCGAAATTTACATTGCAGGCATATGACCAAGGCTATCCGATAACCTTTTTGATTATGTTTTTGGCAGCTTTTTTGACAGGCTCCCTTGCTATACGGCTCAAAAATCAGGCGAAGCAGGCGGCAAGAGCAGCTTACCGTACAAAAGTATTATTTGATACCAACCAGTTATTGCAGCAATCAAAGGATAGAAATGAAATTGTATCCGTAATCTCTAACCAGTTGCTAAAACTGTTGGGAAAGGATATTGTTTTCTATGTGGCTGATAAGGAAAAATTGGAAGAACCTCATATTTTTTCAGCAACCAATGAAAGTTTAGAAATGTGTACTTCTGATAATGAAAAAGCAGTTGCAGGTTGGGTATTCAAAAATAATAAGCGTGCCGGGGCAACAACCGAAACGCTGTCCAGCGCAAAATGTCTGTATTTTGCTGTTCGTGTCAACAGCACAGTATATGGTGTTGTTGGAATTGTTATGGGAGAGAAGCCTCTCGATCCGTTTGAAAACAGCATTTTGCAATCCATCCTCGGTGAATGTGCGCTGGCTTTAGAAAACGAAAAGAATGCCCGTGAGAAAGAGGAAGCGGCGGTTCTTGCGAAAAACGAACAGCTTCGGGCAAATCTGCTTCGGGCAATTTCACACGATTTGAGAACGCCCCTGACATCTATCTCCGGCAATGCGAGCAATCTTTTGTCTAACGGCGAGTCCTTTGATATGGATACGAAAAAGCAGCTTTATACCGATATTTATGACGATTCAATGTGGCTAATCGGTCTTGTGGAAAACTTGCTTGCCGTTACCCGAATTGAGGAAGGCAGACTGAACCTGAATATCTCCCAAAATCTGATAGATGATGTGATTACAGAAGCTCTTCATCATATTAACCGCAAAAGCGTGGAACATCATATTACCGTTGAAAATGAGGACGAGCTTCTTCTTGCAAAAATGGACGCTAAACTCATCGTTCAAGTAATTATCAATCTTGTGGACAACGCCATAAAATATACACCTCAAAATTCTCATATTGAGATCAGGACAGCGAAGCACGGAGATATGGCAGTTGTTTCCGTAGCTGATGACGGTGAAGGAATACCGGATGAAATAAAGCCACGAGTGTTTGATATGTTTTACAGCGGTGCAAACAAAATTGCAGACAGCCGCCGCAGCTTGGGACTTGGGTTGTCGCTATGCAAATCCATCATTAACGCTCACGGTGGAGAAATTACAGTTTCCGACAATCAGCCGCACGGAACAGTATTTACATTTACATTACCCTTAGGAGAGGTCAAGGTTTATGAATAA
- a CDS encoding potassium channel family protein, with product MKSVLLIGLGRFGRHIAMKLDELHHQVMAVDKEERRVEAVLPYVTNAQIGDATNEDFLCSLGVRNFDVCIVAIGDNFQNSLETTSLLKELGAKVVVSRAARDVHAKFLLRNGADEVVYPERQLADWTAIRYTADHILDYIELDEEHSIFEISVPNGWVGKTIGQLDIRKKYDINIMALKHNGVMNLRISPDTYLPKDDTMLVLGDIKSIQKCFHI from the coding sequence ATGAAATCTGTTTTATTGATAGGACTTGGAAGATTTGGACGCCATATTGCTATGAAGCTGGATGAACTGCATCATCAAGTTATGGCGGTAGATAAAGAAGAACGGCGAGTAGAGGCTGTTCTCCCGTATGTAACAAATGCTCAAATTGGGGACGCAACAAACGAGGACTTCTTATGTTCCCTTGGTGTTCGGAATTTTGATGTGTGTATCGTAGCCATCGGAGATAATTTTCAAAATTCGTTAGAAACTACTTCGTTATTAAAAGAGCTTGGCGCAAAAGTGGTTGTCTCCCGTGCCGCCAGAGATGTTCACGCTAAATTTCTTTTGCGAAACGGTGCTGACGAGGTGGTCTATCCGGAACGCCAGCTTGCCGATTGGACGGCAATTCGCTATACCGCTGACCATATCCTCGATTACATAGAGTTAGACGAAGAACACTCTATTTTTGAAATCTCCGTACCAAATGGATGGGTAGGAAAAACAATCGGTCAATTAGACATACGGAAAAAATATGACATTAACATTATGGCGCTCAAACATAACGGTGTAATGAATTTGAGAATAAGCCCAGATACTTACTTGCCAAAAGATGATACAATGCTTGTTCTCGGAGATATAAAGAGTATTCAAAAATGCTTTCATATTTAA
- a CDS encoding cysteine-rich KTR domain-containing protein has protein sequence MKNNIEEHTEWIYCPACGNKTRLQIREDTELKNSPLYCPKCKRETLIEAKELQITVIKEPDA, from the coding sequence ATGAAAAACAATATAGAAGAACACACGGAATGGATATATTGTCCTGCCTGTGGAAACAAAACAAGGTTACAAATACGGGAAGATACGGAATTAAAGAACTCTCCTCTCTACTGTCCAAAATGTAAGAGGGAAACATTGATCGAAGCGAAAGAATTACAAATAACTGTCATCAAAGAGCCGGACGCATAG
- a CDS encoding TrkH family potassium uptake protein has translation MQKRKKSKHYHITSFQIIILGFLSVILIGSLLLMLPIATRSGNGASFSDALFTATSAVCVTGLIIHDTATYWSVFGQSIILLLIQIGGMGIVTIAVSIAAVSGRKIGLMQRSTMQEAIAAPNVGGIVRRTKFILKTAISVELIGAAVLSPVFCRDFGFFKGIWYALFHSISAFCNAGFDLIGAKKPFSSLTSYSVQPVVNITIMALIIIGGIGFLTWEDIKNNKWHFKKYRMQSKVILAVTAALILLPAIYFYFFEFSRLPFPERVWTSLFQSVTPRTAGFNTADLTLMSEVGQMLMIMLMLTGGSPGSTAGGMKTTTLAVLVSSALSVFRKKEHTQFFKRRIPDNTIRNAATIFLMYVTLFLVGGMIISGIEEIPLITALFETASAIGTVGLSLGITPELGIASHMILICLMFFGRVGGLTLIFAAISEKTSNGSKYPQEKITVG, from the coding sequence ATGCAGAAAAGAAAAAAATCAAAACATTACCATATCACATCCTTTCAGATTATTATTTTGGGATTTCTTTCTGTTATTCTAATCGGAAGCTTGTTGTTAATGCTTCCGATTGCTACCCGCAGCGGCAATGGCGCATCATTTTCCGATGCCTTATTTACTGCAACATCAGCGGTTTGTGTAACAGGATTGATTATACACGATACGGCAACCTATTGGTCTGTGTTCGGACAGAGTATCATTTTGTTGTTGATTCAGATTGGCGGAATGGGAATTGTTACAATTGCTGTTTCGATTGCGGCAGTTTCAGGACGCAAAATAGGGCTGATGCAGCGAAGTACGATGCAAGAGGCAATCGCAGCACCAAATGTTGGTGGAATTGTTCGGAGAACGAAGTTTATCTTAAAAACAGCTATTTCTGTTGAATTGATCGGTGCGGCTGTTTTATCACCTGTCTTTTGTAGAGATTTTGGATTTTTCAAAGGAATATGGTATGCACTATTTCATTCTATTTCTGCATTTTGCAATGCGGGATTTGATTTAATAGGTGCAAAAAAGCCTTTTTCCTCATTAACTTCCTATTCAGTACAGCCAGTCGTAAATATTACGATTATGGCGCTGATCATTATCGGGGGCATAGGCTTTCTTACTTGGGAGGACATAAAGAACAATAAATGGCATTTCAAAAAATACCGTATGCAAAGCAAGGTCATTCTTGCGGTGACAGCCGCTTTAATCCTTCTGCCTGCCATTTACTTTTACTTTTTTGAGTTTTCCCGATTGCCGTTTCCCGAAAGAGTATGGACTTCTTTGTTTCAATCGGTTACGCCGAGAACTGCCGGATTTAACACGGCGGATTTAACGCTGATGAGTGAGGTTGGACAAATGCTTATGATTATGCTAATGCTGACGGGCGGTTCTCCCGGCTCTACCGCAGGCGGTATGAAAACAACGACGCTCGCTGTCCTTGTTTCATCCGCATTGTCTGTGTTCCGAAAAAAAGAACACACCCAATTTTTCAAAAGGCGAATCCCTGACAATACGATAAGAAATGCGGCTACAATTTTTTTAATGTATGTTACTTTGTTTCTTGTCGGCGGTATGATAATCAGCGGCATAGAAGAGATTCCGTTAATAACGGCGTTGTTTGAAACAGCCTCTGCAATCGGTACGGTTGGATTGTCGTTGGGAATTACGCCTGAGCTCGGAATCGCCTCTCATATGATTTTAATTTGCTTGATGTTTTTCGGCAGAGTCGGCGGTTTGACCTTGATATTTGCTGCAATCTCCGAAAAAACATCAAACGGCTCAAAATATCCACAGGAGAAAATAACAGTAGGTTAA
- a CDS encoding zinc-ribbon domain-containing protein, with product MNNSLAEVHPELVSEWSEKNLTLTPDDITFGSNKKVWWKGACGHEWETSIKARSSGEKCPICSGARVIEGINDLSTLKPELASEWSEKNEIKPTEVSIGSHKKVIWKCKLGHEWIATVKSRTINKTGCPYCYHNKVLVGFNDFATLFPEVANEWSDKNEKKPTEVMAFANSKA from the coding sequence ATGAATAACAGTTTAGCAGAAGTACACCCGGAGCTTGTTTCGGAGTGGTCGGAAAAGAATTTAACGCTTACGCCTGATGACATTACTTTCGGTTCAAATAAAAAAGTATGGTGGAAAGGTGCTTGCGGTCACGAATGGGAAACAAGTATAAAGGCTCGTTCCAGTGGAGAGAAATGCCCCATATGCTCCGGTGCGAGAGTGATTGAGGGAATTAACGATTTAAGTACATTGAAGCCGGAATTGGCTTCGGAGTGGTCAGAGAAAAATGAAATCAAGCCGACAGAGGTATCTATCGGCTCACACAAGAAAGTGATATGGAAGTGTAAATTAGGACACGAATGGATAGCCACTGTAAAGAGCAGAACCATCAACAAAACAGGTTGCCCGTACTGCTACCATAACAAAGTGCTTGTAGGATTTAATGACTTTGCAACGCTATTCCCGGAAGTTGCAAATGAATGGTCGGACAAGAATGAAAAGAAGCCTACCGAAGTTATGGCGTTTGCAAACAGCAAGGCTTGA
- the lysS gene encoding lysine--tRNA ligase codes for MDNQNVKNTSEQVEIRRAKLHELKERGKDPFSITKYERTNLIKDIRNDYDNFEDKEVKLVGRIVAKRGMGKVNFSDLLDPSGKMQVYTRQDAMGEAYADWKKLDIGDIVGITGKIMKTEAGEITLRNENYVLLSKALRPLPDKFHGLQDIEQRCRQRYVDLIANQDVKATFEKRSLIIREIRRFMDNRGFLEVETPILNVIAGGATARPFITHHNALDIDLYLRIAPELYLKRLIIGGFDRVYEIGRNFRNEGIDNRHNPEFTMMEMYQSYTDLYGMMEIAENLISTLADKLYGTTKITWEGREVDVTPPFRRLTMLDAIKQYSNVDFHDVNDFETAVKLAEEHDIEVLPSHGLGDIINSFFEKYVEENLEQPTFIYEYPIEISPLTKKKPGNPRFTERYELFIHGKEFGNAYSELNDPEDQRERFALQAKKREAGDDEANSIDEDFCEALEFGMPPTGGLGIGIDRLCMLLTNQDSIREVLLFPTMKTLGGVKSENGVSPKEVSTPNSEPEKIDFSKVKVEPLFEEDVDFDTFSKSDFRAVKVKECVAVPKSKKLLQFTLDDGTGTDRTILSGIHAYYEPEELVGKTLIAITNLPPRAMMGIDSCGMLLSAVHEEEGEEKLHLLMVDDHIPAGAKLY; via the coding sequence ATGGATAATCAAAACGTTAAAAATACAAGCGAACAGGTCGAAATTAGACGAGCTAAGTTGCATGAGTTAAAGGAACGTGGTAAGGATCCTTTCAGTATTACAAAATATGAGCGGACTAATTTAATTAAAGATATTCGTAATGATTATGATAACTTTGAGGATAAAGAAGTTAAATTAGTTGGTCGTATTGTTGCTAAACGTGGTATGGGCAAGGTCAATTTTTCTGACTTGTTAGATCCAAGCGGGAAAATGCAAGTCTATACAAGACAAGATGCCATGGGCGAAGCTTATGCTGATTGGAAGAAGCTAGATATTGGCGATATTGTCGGTATAACTGGTAAGATCATGAAGACAGAAGCTGGCGAGATTACCTTGCGCAATGAAAACTATGTTTTGTTATCTAAGGCTTTAAGACCATTGCCTGATAAGTTCCATGGCTTGCAGGATATTGAGCAACGCTGTCGTCAACGTTACGTTGATTTGATTGCTAATCAGGATGTTAAAGCAACTTTTGAAAAGCGTTCCTTGATCATTCGTGAAATTCGTCGCTTCATGGATAATCGTGGCTTCTTGGAAGTTGAAACTCCAATTTTGAACGTTATTGCAGGTGGTGCAACAGCTCGTCCTTTTATTACGCACCATAATGCTTTGGATATAGACCTTTATTTGCGTATTGCTCCTGAGCTTTACTTGAAACGCTTGATCATCGGTGGCTTTGATCGTGTTTATGAAATTGGCCGTAATTTTCGTAATGAAGGTATTGATAACCGTCATAATCCTGAATTTACAATGATGGAAATGTACCAATCATATACTGATTTGTATGGTATGATGGAAATTGCTGAGAATTTGATTTCTACCTTGGCTGACAAGTTATATGGTACGACCAAAATTACTTGGGAGGGCCGTGAAGTTGATGTAACTCCGCCATTCCGTCGCTTAACAATGTTGGATGCTATCAAGCAATATTCTAACGTCGATTTCCATGACGTTAATGACTTTGAAACAGCTGTTAAGTTAGCTGAAGAACACGATATTGAAGTTTTACCATCTCATGGCTTGGGCGACATTATTAACTCATTCTTTGAAAAGTATGTGGAAGAGAATTTGGAACAACCTACATTCATTTATGAGTATCCAATTGAAATTTCACCTTTGACAAAGAAGAAGCCAGGTAATCCTAGATTCACTGAGCGTTATGAGTTGTTCATCCATGGTAAAGAGTTTGGTAATGCTTATTCAGAATTAAATGACCCTGAAGATCAGCGTGAGCGTTTTGCTTTGCAGGCTAAGAAACGTGAAGCTGGTGATGATGAGGCCAACAGCATTGATGAAGATTTCTGCGAAGCCCTTGAATTTGGTATGCCTCCGACAGGAGGCTTAGGGATTGGTATCGATCGTTTGTGCATGCTTCTAACCAACCAAGATTCGATTCGTGAAGTATTGCTATTCCCAACAATGAAGACCCTTGGTGGTGTAAAATCCGAAAATGGTGTAAGTCCTAAAGAGGTTTCTACACCAAATTCAGAGCCGGAAAAAATTGATTTTTCTAAGGTAAAGGTTGAGCCTTTGTTTGAAGAAGATGTTGATTTTGATACATTCTCAAAGTCAGATTTCAGAGCAGTTAAGGTTAAAGAATGCGTTGCTGTACCGAAGTCAAAGAAACTCCTTCAGTTCACTCTTGATGACGGAACAGGCACAGATAGAACCATTTTAAGCGGTATTCACGCATATTACGAGCCGGAAGAACTTGTTGGTAAGACACTTATCGCAATCACAAATCTTCCTCCAAGAGCAATGATGGGCATTGACTCTTGTGGTATGCTTCTCAGTGCAGTACACGAAGAAGAAGGCGAAGAGAAGCTTCATCTCCTTATGGTAGATGACCATATTCCGGCAGGTGCAAAGCTCTATTAA
- a CDS encoding helix-turn-helix transcriptional regulator, with amino-acid sequence MIKSARENARITIEALANKVDITERYLYRIENEGKKSSFDVLHKLVRELNISADSIFYPEKPSKDSEVENLLRMLSACDERSLEVVKATAKALIDTTPEK; translated from the coding sequence ATCATTAAGTCTGCTCGTGAGAACGCCAGAATTACCATAGAAGCGTTAGCAAACAAAGTGGATATTACCGAGCGATACCTATACAGGATTGAGAACGAGGGAAAGAAATCAAGTTTTGATGTCCTACATAAGCTCGTCCGGGAGTTGAATATTTCTGCGGATTCGATTTTCTACCCCGAAAAGCCGTCCAAAGATTCCGAGGTAGAAAATCTCCTCCGTATGCTTTCAGCTTGCGATGAACGGTCATTGGAAGTCGTCAAAGCAACAGCGAAAGCCTTGATTGATACCACACCCGAAAAGTAG
- a CDS encoding ClbS/DfsB family four-helix bundle protein produces the protein MRTYENKDELKNEINKSFAKYISEFNDIPEHLKDKRIDEVDRTPAENLAYQVGWTTLVIKWESDERKGIPVKTPSDNFKWNQLGELYQWFTDTYAQLSLQELKDRLNENINSIYVMIDSLSEEELFKPHMRKWADEATKTAVWEVYKFIHVNTVAPFGTFRTKIRKWKKIAL, from the coding sequence TTGAGAACATATGAGAATAAAGACGAGCTTAAAAACGAGATAAATAAAAGCTTTGCAAAGTATATTTCAGAATTTAATGATATTCCGGAGCATTTAAAAGATAAGAGAATTGATGAGGTCGATCGAACTCCGGCAGAAAATCTTGCTTATCAGGTTGGCTGGACAACTCTTGTTATTAAATGGGAATCAGACGAAAGAAAGGGTATTCCTGTCAAAACTCCTTCGGATAATTTTAAGTGGAATCAGCTTGGCGAATTATATCAATGGTTCACAGATACATATGCTCAGCTGTCACTGCAAGAATTGAAAGACAGATTGAATGAGAATATCAACTCTATTTATGTAATGATTGATTCTCTGAGTGAGGAAGAATTATTTAAACCACATATGAGAAAATGGGCTGACGAAGCAACTAAAACAGCTGTCTGGGAAGTATACAAATTCATACATGTTAATACAGTTGCTCCGTTCGGAACCTTTAGAACCAAGATTAGAAAATGGAAAAAGATTGCACTATAA
- a CDS encoding ParB/RepB/Spo0J family partition protein gives MPLELIDDFPDHPFKVRDDEDMQQLVESIKERGVITPATVRQKEDGRYELVSGHRRKRASELAGFETLRCEVVDLNRDEATILMVESNFQRSQILPSEKAFAYKMRLDAMKRQAGRPKKENVSPVGTNLRTDEQIALETGDSRNQIHRYVRLTNLVPELLEFVDEGRKNTWSNPFEGYY, from the coding sequence ATTCCGTTAGAGCTGATTGACGATTTCCCAGACCATCCATTCAAGGTCAGGGACGATGAAGATATGCAGCAGCTTGTCGAGAGTATCAAGGAACGTGGAGTAATTACTCCGGCTACGGTAAGGCAGAAAGAGGACGGAAGATATGAACTCGTATCCGGTCACAGACGAAAACGAGCAAGTGAACTTGCCGGTTTTGAAACACTAAGATGTGAGGTTGTTGACCTTAATCGAGATGAAGCCACAATTCTAATGGTGGAAAGTAATTTCCAAAGGTCGCAGATACTTCCCTCTGAAAAAGCCTTTGCCTACAAAATGCGTTTGGACGCAATGAAAAGACAAGCAGGCAGACCAAAAAAAGAAAATGTGTCCCCAGTGGGGACGAATTTACGAACTGATGAACAAATCGCTTTGGAAACAGGCGACAGTAGAAATCAAATACACAGATATGTTCGCCTTACAAACCTTGTTCCGGAACTGCTTGAATTTGTTGATGAGGGGCGAAAAAATACTTGGAGTAATCCATTTGAAGGATATTATTAA
- a CDS encoding response regulator, producing MNKLLILVVEDDTSVRNLITTTLKAHDYRYLTALNGQTAILEASSHNPDIVLLDLGLPDIDGVEVIEKIRTWSNMPIIVISARSEDTDKIDALDAGADDYLTKPFSVEELLARLRVTQRRLTMIQKESPAESAVFTNGQLRVDFAAGCAYLNEEELHLTPIEYKLLCLLSKNVGKVLTHTFITQSIWGSSWDNDIASLRVFMATLRKKLEKDADSPQYIQTHIGVGYRMMKVE from the coding sequence ATGAATAAATTACTTATATTAGTTGTAGAGGATGATACCTCTGTAAGAAATCTAATTACGACTACATTAAAGGCGCACGACTATCGCTATCTTACAGCGCTAAACGGTCAAACAGCAATTTTGGAGGCTTCGTCTCACAATCCTGATATTGTTTTGCTGGATTTGGGGTTGCCGGATATAGACGGCGTTGAGGTCATAGAAAAAATCCGTACTTGGTCGAATATGCCGATTATCGTTATCAGCGCCCGCAGTGAAGATACCGATAAAATTGACGCTTTGGATGCAGGAGCAGACGATTATTTGACAAAACCGTTTTCGGTGGAGGAATTGCTTGCAAGGCTTCGGGTTACGCAAAGGCGACTTACGATGATTCAAAAGGAATCTCCTGCCGAATCTGCCGTTTTTACCAACGGACAACTCCGTGTTGATTTTGCCGCCGGCTGTGCCTATTTGAATGAGGAAGAACTGCATTTGACGCCGATTGAGTATAAATTGCTTTGTTTGCTTTCAAAAAATGTCGGCAAAGTCTTAACGCATACTTTTATCACGCAAAGCATTTGGGGGAGTAGTTGGGATAACGATATTGCTTCTCTGCGAGTGTTTATGGCTACGCTTCGTAAAAAGCTGGAGAAGGACGCAGATTCTCCGCAATACATCCAAACGCATATCGGTGTCGGATACAGAATGATGAAAGTGGAATGA
- a CDS encoding zinc-ribbon domain-containing protein, translated as MAKEWSEKNYSLQPDEVNAKSRKNVWWHCRKCGNEWKSVINARVKGTVCPVCAEREVLAGYNDFATTDRKLLVEWDYELNKLKPTEVSRNSAKRAWWKCRYGHSWSMKINERTVLGKGCRMCEQEYMSLFPALAISYYSNLKGLKVELGSDRLLGIPLDVYIPLEQIAIQVNTDSEKIDILKEHLCKQRGIKLIKLPMKPNEAEPEYVQRIKAAFQSVHIFISSDTEEDVKIIRKIFKNWRNSR; from the coding sequence ATAGCCAAAGAATGGTCAGAGAAAAACTATTCTCTGCAACCGGATGAAGTCAATGCAAAGTCGAGGAAAAATGTATGGTGGCATTGCAGAAAATGTGGAAACGAGTGGAAATCAGTTATCAATGCCCGTGTGAAAGGAACGGTTTGCCCTGTCTGTGCAGAGCGAGAAGTGCTTGCCGGATACAATGACTTTGCAACAACTGATAGAAAATTACTTGTTGAGTGGGATTATGAATTAAACAAGTTAAAACCGACAGAAGTTTCAAGAAATTCGGCAAAGAGAGCGTGGTGGAAATGCAGATACGGTCATTCTTGGAGTATGAAGATAAATGAGCGTACTGTTCTTGGAAAGGGGTGCAGGATGTGTGAGCAGGAGTATATGTCGTTGTTCCCGGCTCTTGCAATCAGTTATTATTCCAATTTGAAAGGATTGAAAGTTGAACTTGGCTCTGATAGGTTATTAGGCATTCCACTTGATGTATATATCCCACTGGAGCAGATTGCCATTCAAGTGAATACAGACTCGGAGAAGATAGATATACTAAAGGAACATCTCTGTAAACAACGTGGAATCAAACTCATTAAGTTGCCGATGAAGCCAAACGAAGCGGAACCCGAATATGTACAGCGTATCAAAGCAGCATTTCAGAGCGTACATATATTTATATCTTCCGATACAGAAGAAGATGTTAAGATAATCAGGAAAATATTTAAGAACTGGAGGAACAGCCGATGA
- a CDS encoding type 2 periplasmic-binding domain-containing protein, whose translation MKELILICIVAFVFIVGYLIMRKVDMFLAENNLQTKEHSTFSSLRIGFETFDLVDQSAELLEHFSKKAPSCEIILFYGSAEKIEKGLKNQELDFGFILDTCNDFLDGGFDSLLVSVKQGSVISNSVGLSVVPLDKSEKDLKIVWIADEGNHKKKMFAELLQSFFKEQLHSR comes from the coding sequence ATGAAAGAACTTATTTTAATTTGCATAGTTGCATTTGTGTTTATTGTTGGCTACCTTATTATGAGAAAGGTGGATATGTTTCTTGCTGAAAATAACTTGCAGACAAAGGAACATAGTACCTTTTCTTCGCTCCGCATTGGATTTGAAACTTTTGATTTAGTCGATCAGTCGGCAGAACTGTTAGAACACTTTTCAAAGAAAGCTCCAAGCTGCGAAATCATACTTTTTTACGGTTCAGCCGAAAAAATTGAAAAAGGACTGAAAAATCAGGAGCTTGATTTTGGTTTTATTTTAGATACTTGCAACGATTTTTTGGATGGAGGCTTTGATTCTCTGCTTGTTTCGGTCAAACAAGGTTCGGTTATTTCCAATTCGGTAGGGCTTTCGGTTGTTCCGCTCGACAAGTCAGAAAAAGACCTGAAGATTGTTTGGATTGCGGATGAAGGAAACCACAAAAAGAAAATGTTTGCAGAGTTGTTACAGAGCTTTTTCAAAGAACAGCTCCATTCTCGGTGA